From Aquabacter sp. L1I39, the proteins below share one genomic window:
- the treS gene encoding maltose alpha-D-glucosyltransferase, translating to MADPIAPGDAPLWYKDAVIYQLHVKSFFDSNNDGIGDFPGLLAKLDYIAALGVNAIWLLPFYPSPRRDDGYDIALYEGVSPDYGTMEDARRFIEAAHARGIRVITELVVNHTSDQHPWFQAARRAPKGSPERNFYVWADDDQGYQGTRIIFLDTEKSNWTFDPVAGQYFWHRFYSHQPDLNFDNPEVLERILSVMRFWLDLGVDGLRLDAVPYLIEREGTSNENLTETHDILRKIRAHLDANYTGRMLLAEANMWPEDTQQYFGENADECHMAFHFPLMPRMYMAIAKEDRFPITDILRQTPSIPETCQWAIFLRNHDELTLEMVTDAERDYLWTVYAADRRARLNLGIRRRLAPLLERDRRRIELMNALLFTMPGTPVIYYGDEIGMGDNIHLGDRDGVRTPMQWSPDRNGGFSKADPEQLVLPPIQDPLSGYFALNVEAQMRDPHSLLNWTRRMLAVRKAHPCFGRGGFRPLYPGNRKILAYLRTYEDETILCVANLSQTLQAVELDLTEFDGRVPVEMVGGTPFPPVGRLPYLLTVPPYGFFAFNLAANVAEPSWHTSPPEQLPEFETLVLRAGLADVLSPRNKAIIEQEALPAYVRRRRWFTAPGDETALRKADRAPIDRAFIEWAMPLPKAGDHVMVVQIVVEAGGESARYMMPLAIAWEDEQPSPLSVQLALTRVRQGRRVGYLTDGLTLDQLPRAVVRALRSGTVLELPDGGELRFVADADLAALEIPEDAPVQRIGTEQPTATIVIEEGAAIQVIRRPYLGAQPQSEMIRRLTSLGFEGTPPLLGEVVRTTSDGRSAVLALMLGFVRNQGNARNWVLDQVSRALTSSAQSGREIEPAFEEQMSGIMPFLRQTGRRLAEFHALMRTETDDPAFTTESFSRTEAEALGEAVAALLDGALQALKEPAGLAPEDAARAAAIVAVGTDLRAVATTLAGSLAGTPKTRIHGNLHLGQVLVRGNDACLVNFGDEAGKASPWFDLASLMRALSSASAALVNAPHETVGLMTEALRTELLDRFASRAERALLGGYADGAGGLERALIDLFLLELVAREICTGAPVPAPAVRTLHGFAMRYAGAADPDLEGTVPAKLEEATP from the coding sequence ATGGCCGACCCCATCGCCCCCGGCGACGCCCCGCTCTGGTATAAGGATGCGGTGATCTACCAGCTGCACGTGAAGTCGTTCTTCGATTCCAACAATGACGGGATCGGCGACTTTCCGGGCCTCCTCGCCAAGCTGGACTACATCGCCGCTCTCGGCGTCAACGCCATCTGGCTCCTGCCCTTCTATCCCTCGCCCCGCCGGGACGATGGCTATGACATCGCCCTCTATGAGGGCGTGTCGCCGGACTACGGCACCATGGAGGATGCCCGCCGCTTCATCGAGGCGGCCCATGCCCGCGGCATTCGCGTCATCACCGAACTGGTGGTGAACCATACGTCCGACCAGCACCCCTGGTTCCAGGCCGCCCGCCGCGCGCCCAAGGGTTCGCCGGAGCGCAATTTCTATGTCTGGGCCGATGACGACCAGGGGTATCAGGGCACGCGGATCATCTTCCTGGACACCGAGAAGTCCAACTGGACCTTCGATCCGGTTGCCGGCCAGTATTTCTGGCACCGCTTCTATTCCCACCAGCCGGACCTGAACTTCGACAACCCGGAAGTGCTGGAGCGCATCCTCTCGGTCATGCGCTTCTGGCTGGACCTGGGCGTCGATGGCCTGCGGCTTGATGCCGTGCCCTATCTTATCGAGCGCGAGGGCACGTCCAACGAGAACCTCACCGAGACCCACGACATCCTGCGCAAGATCCGCGCGCATCTCGATGCCAATTATACCGGGCGCATGCTGCTGGCCGAAGCCAATATGTGGCCGGAGGACACGCAGCAATATTTCGGCGAGAATGCCGATGAATGCCACATGGCGTTCCACTTCCCGCTGATGCCGCGCATGTACATGGCGATTGCGAAGGAAGACCGCTTCCCCATCACCGACATCCTCAGGCAGACGCCCTCCATCCCCGAGACGTGCCAATGGGCCATCTTCCTGCGCAATCATGACGAGCTGACGCTGGAAATGGTCACCGACGCGGAGCGGGACTATCTGTGGACCGTCTATGCCGCAGACCGGCGGGCGCGGCTGAATCTCGGCATCCGCCGGCGCCTCGCGCCCCTTCTGGAGCGCGACCGGCGGCGCATCGAACTGATGAACGCCCTCCTCTTCACCATGCCCGGCACCCCCGTCATCTATTACGGGGACGAGATCGGCATGGGCGACAACATCCATCTGGGTGACCGCGACGGCGTGCGCACGCCCATGCAATGGTCGCCGGACCGTAATGGCGGCTTCTCCAAGGCGGATCCCGAGCAACTGGTCCTGCCACCCATCCAGGACCCGCTGTCGGGCTATTTCGCATTGAATGTGGAAGCGCAGATGCGCGACCCCCATTCGCTGCTCAACTGGACGCGCCGCATGCTGGCGGTGCGCAAGGCCCATCCCTGCTTCGGTCGCGGCGGCTTCCGGCCGCTCTATCCGGGCAACCGCAAGATTCTGGCTTATCTGCGCACCTATGAGGATGAGACCATCCTGTGCGTGGCGAACCTGTCCCAGACGCTCCAGGCGGTGGAGCTGGACCTCACGGAGTTTGATGGCCGGGTGCCGGTGGAGATGGTGGGCGGCACGCCGTTCCCGCCGGTGGGGCGCCTGCCCTATCTCCTCACCGTGCCACCTTATGGCTTCTTCGCCTTCAACCTCGCCGCCAACGTGGCCGAGCCCTCCTGGCACACCAGCCCGCCCGAGCAATTGCCGGAATTCGAGACCCTGGTGCTGCGCGCCGGCCTCGCCGATGTGCTCTCCCCGCGCAACAAGGCGATCATCGAGCAGGAGGCGCTGCCCGCTTATGTGCGCCGTCGCCGCTGGTTCACCGCGCCGGGCGACGAGACCGCTTTGCGCAAGGCCGACCGGGCGCCCATCGACCGGGCCTTCATCGAATGGGCCATGCCCCTGCCCAAGGCGGGCGACCATGTGATGGTGGTGCAGATCGTCGTGGAGGCGGGCGGCGAGAGCGCGCGCTACATGATGCCGCTCGCCATCGCCTGGGAGGACGAACAGCCGAGCCCGCTCTCCGTGCAACTGGCCTTGACCCGGGTGCGGCAGGGCCGGCGCGTGGGCTATCTCACCGACGGGCTCACACTCGACCAATTGCCCCGCGCCGTGGTGCGGGCGCTGCGCTCCGGCACGGTGCTGGAATTGCCGGATGGCGGCGAACTGCGCTTCGTGGCCGATGCGGACCTTGCCGCCCTGGAGATCCCTGAAGACGCACCGGTCCAGCGCATCGGCACGGAACAGCCGACCGCCACCATCGTCATCGAGGAAGGAGCGGCCATCCAGGTCATCCGACGTCCGTATCTGGGCGCGCAGCCGCAATCGGAGATGATCCGGCGCCTGACATCGCTTGGCTTCGAGGGCACGCCGCCTTTGCTGGGGGAAGTGGTGCGCACCACCTCCGACGGGAGGTCCGCCGTGCTGGCGCTCATGCTTGGCTTCGTGCGCAACCAGGGCAATGCCCGCAACTGGGTGTTGGACCAGGTGAGCCGCGCGCTCACCTCCTCCGCCCAATCGGGTCGAGAGATCGAGCCGGCGTTCGAGGAGCAGATGTCCGGTATCATGCCCTTCCTGCGCCAGACGGGGCGGCGGCTTGCGGAATTCCATGCCTTGATGCGGACGGAGACCGACGACCCCGCCTTCACCACCGAGTCCTTCTCGCGCACTGAGGCGGAAGCGCTGGGGGAGGCCGTGGCGGCCCTGCTCGATGGGGCGCTTCAGGCCTTGAAGGAGCCGGCGGGCCTCGCGCCCGAGGACGCCGCCCGCGCCGCCGCCATTGTGGCGGTGGGCACGGACCTGCGTGCCGTCGCCACCACCCTGGCGGGCAGCCTTGCCGGAACGCCCAAGACACGCATTCACGGCAATCTGCATCTGGGCCAGGTGCTGGTGCGCGGCAATGATGCGTGCCTCGTCAATTTCGGCGACGAGGCGGGCAAGGCGAGCCCCTGGTTCGACCTCGCCAGCCTCATGCGGGCGCTCTCGTCCGCCTCCGCCGCCTTGGTGAATGCCCCTCACGAGACGGTCGGCCTGATGACGGAGGCGCTGCGCACGGAACTGCTCGACCGGTTCGCCAGCCGTGCCGAGCGGGCCTTGCTCGGCGGCTATGCGGACGGGGCCGGCGGGTTGGAGCGTGCGCTCATCGATCTGTTCCTTCTGGAACTGGTGGCGCGAGAGATTTGCACTGGCGCGCCTGTGCCGGCTCCGGCGGTGCGCACCTTGCACGGCTTTGCCATGCGCTATGCGGGCGCCGCCGATCCCGATCTTGAAGGCACCGTCCCCGCCAAGCTGGAGGAGGCGACCCCGTGA